In the genome of Hymenobacter taeanensis, one region contains:
- a CDS encoding glycosyltransferase gives MKVVIIGPAYPLRGGLATYNERLARAFREAGDEVRLVTFSLQYPNFLFPGQTQFSTEPGPTDLAIEVSLNSVNPLSWYAVGSKLRKQRPDLVIFRFWLPFMGPALGTVARLVRQNRHTRVVAITDNVIPHEKRPGDRPLTKYFLSACHGFVTMSRAVLADLRRLRFRQPAQYKPHPLYDNFGPLKPKAEALKALGLDPGFGYLLFFGFIRAYKGLDILLEAFADERLAQLPVKLIVAGEYYEDAAPYEALIAKYNLEGRLVRATDFIPNEKVADYFCAADIIVQPYKNATQSGVSQIAYHFERPMLVTDVGGLAELIPDGEVGYVVPPKPKAIADALVDFYEHQREAEFTAGVWAKKKEFSWEEMVKALKEVAGQ, from the coding sequence ATGAAAGTCGTCATTATCGGACCCGCTTACCCTCTGCGAGGTGGCCTAGCAACTTATAATGAACGGCTGGCAAGAGCTTTCCGCGAGGCCGGTGACGAGGTGCGGCTGGTTACGTTTTCTCTGCAGTACCCTAACTTTCTGTTTCCGGGGCAAACGCAATTCAGCACCGAGCCTGGGCCAACGGATCTAGCTATTGAGGTGAGCCTGAACTCCGTGAATCCTTTAAGCTGGTACGCGGTAGGTAGTAAGCTGCGCAAACAGCGGCCTGATCTGGTGATTTTCCGGTTCTGGCTCCCCTTCATGGGGCCTGCTTTAGGAACCGTAGCGCGCCTGGTGCGCCAGAACCGCCATACCCGCGTGGTGGCCATCACAGACAACGTAATACCGCACGAGAAGCGGCCCGGCGACCGGCCGCTGACCAAGTATTTTCTATCGGCGTGTCATGGATTCGTGACGATGAGCCGGGCGGTGCTAGCCGACTTACGCCGCTTGCGCTTCAGGCAGCCAGCCCAATACAAGCCGCACCCGCTCTACGACAATTTTGGCCCTTTAAAGCCGAAAGCCGAAGCGTTGAAAGCGCTCGGCTTAGACCCCGGCTTTGGCTACTTGCTGTTTTTTGGTTTCATCAGAGCCTATAAAGGGTTGGATATTCTGCTAGAAGCTTTTGCCGATGAGCGCCTGGCCCAGCTGCCCGTGAAGCTGATTGTGGCAGGGGAGTATTATGAAGATGCCGCTCCCTATGAAGCCCTAATTGCCAAATACAACCTGGAGGGGCGGTTGGTGCGCGCCACTGACTTCATTCCGAATGAGAAAGTAGCCGACTACTTCTGTGCGGCCGATATTATTGTGCAGCCTTACAAAAATGCCACGCAGAGCGGCGTGTCGCAGATTGCTTACCACTTCGAGCGGCCTATGCTGGTAACCGATGTGGGTGGCCTAGCAGAGCTAATTCCGGATGGGGAAGTGGGCTACGTGGTTCCACCAAAGCCTAAAGCCATAGCCGATGCCCTGGTCGATTTCTATGAGCACCAACGTGAAGCCGAGTTTACAGCCGGCGTATGGGCCAAGAAGAAGGAGTTCTCCTGGGAAGAGATGGTGAAAGCGCTGAAGGAAGTAGCGGGGCAGTAG
- a CDS encoding glycosyltransferase family 9 protein: MPELNGITVHPDCRHFRGDIPCRPNKEHGYQCANCPVYAPIEQRILIIKLGAIGDVIRTTPLLRRLRQEFPAAKITWLTLTPAILPAGEIDEVLKLDLPAVLHLQQREFDLLFNLDKDKEACALHDSIRAHQKFGYRLHPEYGVAWPSNALADHKFLTGVFNELSLQNQKPYVQEIFELCGFEFTGEEYVFDTHQDKGYDWSGLPTTGLRIGLNTGCGDRWTTRLWSDEKWVTLIGELQQAGYTPVLLGGLAEDERNQRLHAATGAAYLGTFPLEQFINLMYQMDAIVTQVTMAMHISIALRKPTILMNNIFNPYEFDLYGRGQLVQPDRQCVCFYRGTCKLGISCMEELPAEKVFAAVQASVPL, from the coding sequence ATGCCCGAACTTAACGGCATCACAGTTCATCCCGATTGCCGCCATTTCCGTGGCGATATTCCCTGCCGCCCCAACAAGGAGCACGGCTACCAGTGCGCCAACTGCCCGGTCTATGCTCCTATTGAGCAGCGCATCCTGATCATCAAGCTTGGAGCCATCGGCGACGTTATTCGGACCACGCCGCTGCTGCGCCGGCTCCGGCAGGAGTTTCCGGCGGCCAAAATCACCTGGCTCACCCTCACGCCGGCCATCCTACCGGCTGGGGAAATTGATGAAGTATTAAAGCTTGACTTGCCCGCCGTGCTGCACCTGCAGCAGCGCGAGTTTGATCTTCTTTTCAACCTTGATAAGGACAAGGAAGCCTGCGCTCTCCATGATTCCATCAGGGCCCACCAGAAGTTTGGGTACCGCCTGCACCCAGAATACGGCGTGGCCTGGCCCAGCAATGCTCTGGCTGACCATAAGTTCCTGACCGGAGTATTTAATGAGCTCAGTCTGCAAAACCAGAAACCCTACGTGCAGGAAATTTTTGAGCTGTGCGGCTTTGAGTTTACGGGCGAAGAATACGTCTTCGACACGCACCAGGACAAAGGCTACGACTGGTCGGGGTTGCCCACTACTGGCCTACGCATTGGCCTGAACACCGGCTGCGGCGACCGATGGACCACCCGCCTGTGGTCGGATGAGAAGTGGGTTACTCTGATCGGTGAGCTGCAGCAGGCGGGGTACACGCCGGTGCTGCTGGGTGGTTTAGCCGAGGATGAGCGCAACCAGCGGCTGCATGCTGCCACCGGCGCGGCTTACCTGGGCACGTTCCCCCTGGAGCAGTTCATCAACCTGATGTACCAGATGGATGCCATCGTGACGCAGGTTACGATGGCCATGCACATCAGCATTGCTCTGCGCAAGCCCACTATCCTGATGAACAACATCTTCAATCCTTACGAATTTGACCTCTATGGCCGTGGTCAGCTCGTGCAGCCCGACCGGCAGTGCGTCTGCTTCTACCGCGGTACCTGCAAGCTCGGCATCAGCTGCATGGAAGAACTGCCCGCAGAGAAAGTCTTTGCCGCCGTGCAGGCCAGCGTACCGCTGTAA